In a single window of the Streptomyces sp. HUAS ZL42 genome:
- a CDS encoding ATP-binding protein codes for MRHRTCIGRFPVQANGASTPWRGAKEVSGVALVVAQEVPTSSSMAVPHGPAGVGEARHRMRAQLRSGGVAESVIDDAVLILSELLSNACKHGRPLGDALAGDGDVRAAWRVDTSGRLVVEVTDGGGPTRPAPATPSVTAHGGRGLNIITALADDWGVRDDVRGEVTVWVVVHEDVHDPDAGCRPGDLVTRSSSLDVARAGGSPMAPAVPALPDLRFADAFDDLD; via the coding sequence ATGCGTCACCGGACCTGCATTGGCCGGTTTCCGGTACAGGCCAATGGGGCATCCACACCGTGGCGTGGGGCGAAGGAGGTCTCGGGGGTGGCGTTGGTGGTGGCACAGGAGGTGCCCACGTCGTCGAGCATGGCCGTACCCCATGGCCCTGCGGGCGTGGGGGAAGCGAGACATCGCATGCGCGCTCAGCTGCGCAGCGGTGGCGTGGCGGAATCGGTCATCGACGACGCCGTACTGATCCTTTCCGAACTTTTGAGCAATGCGTGCAAACACGGTCGGCCATTGGGCGACGCCCTGGCCGGGGACGGCGACGTCCGGGCGGCATGGCGCGTGGACACGAGCGGCCGGCTGGTCGTCGAGGTGACGGACGGCGGTGGTCCGACCCGCCCGGCTCCGGCCACGCCCTCGGTCACCGCACACGGCGGCCGGGGGCTGAACATCATCACGGCGCTGGCCGACGACTGGGGCGTACGGGACGACGTGCGCGGCGAGGTCACGGTGTGGGTCGTCGTGCACGAGGACGTCCACGATCCGGACGCCGGGTGCCGGCCCGGCGACCTCGTCACACGCTCCTCCAGCCTCGACGTCGCTCGAGCGGGAGGCAGTCCCATGGCTCCGGCCGTGCCGGCCCTACCGGACCTGCGCTTCGCGGACGCCTTCGACGACCTGGACTGA
- a CDS encoding trypsin-like peptidase domain-containing protein: MSTENEGTAVPPAPSAPPVPVASPATSPQTDAPQDGAPTTPLPAAPPAAPGARPEQELVHAGQSQTPAYASTGPQEGAPGSGHPQEGAGAGQGPGFPHEAPAQGAGFPHAGQAQGSPHEGAAPWSGSPHQPAATGSGPAPEGAAAAWPPPPPATPSYADGGGGAGSGWGSSYAQQPPPKSGGGRGGLVAAVLVAALVAGGLGGGIGYTLAKDNDTTGSTTVSASTSGGDVKRDPGTVAGVAAKALPSTVTIEAESSNGEGGTGTGFVFDTQGHIVTNNHVVADAVDGGKVTATFPTGKKYDAEVVGHAQGYDVAVIKLKNAPSDLKPLTLGDSDKVAVGDSTIAIGAPFGLSNTVTTGIISAKNRPVASSDGSGSNASYMSALQTDASINPGNSGGPLLDAAGNVIGINSAIQSTGSGGLGGSGQSGSIGLGFAIPINQAKFVAQQLIKTGKPVYAKIGASVSLEDSTDGAKITDQGSGGSAAVESGGPADKAGLKPGDVITKLDDTVVDSGPTLIGEIWTHKPGDKVTITYERGGQTHTVELTLGSREGDS, translated from the coding sequence GTGAGCACCGAGAACGAGGGCACCGCGGTACCCCCGGCCCCGTCCGCACCCCCCGTGCCGGTGGCATCTCCCGCGACCTCCCCGCAGACCGACGCGCCCCAGGACGGGGCGCCGACGACCCCGCTCCCGGCGGCACCACCGGCCGCCCCCGGCGCGCGCCCGGAGCAGGAACTGGTGCACGCGGGCCAGAGCCAGACGCCGGCGTACGCGTCGACGGGTCCCCAGGAGGGAGCACCGGGTTCCGGACACCCGCAGGAGGGTGCGGGTGCGGGGCAGGGCCCCGGCTTCCCGCACGAGGCTCCGGCACAGGGCGCCGGATTCCCCCACGCGGGCCAGGCCCAGGGCTCGCCGCACGAGGGTGCGGCACCGTGGTCGGGATCCCCGCACCAGCCTGCGGCAACCGGCTCCGGGCCTGCGCCGGAAGGCGCCGCGGCTGCGTGGCCGCCCCCGCCGCCCGCCACGCCCTCGTACGCCGACGGGGGCGGCGGGGCGGGATCGGGCTGGGGATCGTCCTACGCGCAGCAGCCGCCGCCGAAGTCCGGTGGTGGCCGTGGCGGTCTCGTCGCCGCGGTCCTGGTGGCCGCGCTGGTCGCGGGCGGCCTGGGCGGCGGCATCGGCTACACGCTGGCCAAGGACAACGACACCACCGGCTCCACCACCGTCTCCGCCTCCACCAGCGGTGGCGACGTCAAGCGCGACCCGGGCACGGTCGCGGGGGTGGCCGCCAAGGCGCTGCCGAGCACCGTCACCATCGAGGCCGAGTCCAGCAACGGCGAGGGCGGCACCGGCACGGGCTTCGTCTTCGACACCCAGGGCCACATCGTCACCAACAACCACGTCGTCGCGGACGCGGTCGACGGCGGCAAGGTGACGGCCACGTTCCCCACCGGCAAGAAGTACGACGCCGAGGTGGTCGGCCACGCCCAGGGCTACGACGTCGCGGTCATCAAGCTCAAGAACGCCCCGTCGGACCTGAAGCCGCTGACGCTCGGCGACTCCGACAAGGTGGCCGTCGGCGACTCCACGATCGCCATCGGCGCGCCCTTCGGCCTCTCCAACACGGTCACCACGGGCATCATCAGCGCGAAGAACCGCCCGGTGGCCTCCAGCGACGGCAGCGGCAGCAACGCCTCCTACATGAGCGCCCTGCAGACGGACGCTTCGATCAACCCGGGCAACTCGGGCGGCCCGCTGCTCGACGCGGCGGGCAACGTCATCGGCATCAACTCCGCGATCCAGTCCACCGGCAGCGGCGGTCTCGGCGGCTCCGGCCAGTCCGGTTCGATCGGCCTGGGCTTCGCCATCCCGATCAACCAGGCCAAGTTCGTCGCCCAGCAGCTGATCAAGACCGGCAAGCCGGTGTACGCCAAGATCGGCGCGTCCGTCTCCCTGGAGGACTCCACGGACGGCGCGAAGATCACCGACCAGGGTTCCGGCGGCTCCGCCGCGGTCGAGTCCGGTGGCCCCGCCGACAAGGCGGGCCTCAAGCCCGGCGACGTCATCACCAAGCTGGACGACACGGTCGTCGACTCAGGCCCGACCCTGATCGGCGAGATCTGGACCCACAAGCCCGGCGACAAGGTCACGATCACCTACGAGCGAGGCGGCCAGACCCACACGGTCGAACTCACCCTGGGTTCACGCGAGGGCGACAGCTGA
- a CDS encoding DUF5926 family protein: protein MAKKRPQTKAKRPQISGAASAAGADGDVPVVGAREPCPCGSGRRYKACHGRAAAHAVTELVHRPFEGLPGECDWVALRELVPAATVELTLKDGLPEGVPSVTLATVLPMAWPALRRDDGSVLIGLQNDTASGDISRDLADTLQRALEAEPGTPVQGRRAPAEGPRLQDLLDREGAFEPVVHSGFEFWVPDVESATPDVTASLERANAAAIPTVKLTGVDAAYWCETPDKNHLRWVMPHPEEQLLDALARLHAAGRSSLGEGTRLVGSFRAHGLTVPVWDLPSEVGAQDVEKPAAEFAERLATALASDAPLTADERRARGGLTNRQVTLS from the coding sequence ATGGCCAAGAAGCGACCCCAGACGAAGGCCAAGCGCCCGCAGATCAGCGGTGCGGCCAGCGCCGCAGGCGCCGATGGAGACGTTCCGGTTGTCGGCGCCCGTGAGCCCTGCCCCTGCGGCAGCGGCCGCCGCTACAAGGCGTGCCACGGCCGGGCCGCCGCCCACGCGGTGACCGAGCTGGTGCACCGCCCGTTCGAAGGGCTGCCCGGTGAGTGCGACTGGGTGGCACTGCGCGAGCTGGTGCCTGCCGCCACGGTCGAACTGACGCTCAAGGACGGCCTTCCCGAAGGCGTCCCGTCGGTCACGCTCGCCACGGTCCTGCCGATGGCGTGGCCGGCGCTGCGCCGCGACGACGGCTCGGTCCTGATCGGCCTGCAGAACGACACGGCGTCGGGCGACATCAGCCGCGACCTCGCCGACACCCTGCAGCGGGCCCTGGAAGCGGAGCCGGGCACGCCGGTGCAGGGCCGCCGCGCACCGGCCGAGGGGCCTCGTCTGCAGGATCTCCTCGACCGCGAAGGCGCGTTCGAGCCAGTTGTGCACAGCGGCTTCGAGTTCTGGGTGCCGGACGTGGAGAGCGCCACGCCGGACGTGACCGCCTCCCTGGAGCGGGCCAACGCCGCCGCCATCCCGACGGTGAAGCTGACCGGCGTGGACGCCGCCTACTGGTGCGAGACGCCGGACAAGAACCACCTGCGCTGGGTCATGCCGCACCCGGAGGAGCAGCTTCTGGACGCTCTCGCGCGGCTGCACGCGGCGGGCAGGTCGAGCCTCGGCGAGGGCACGCGTCTGGTGGGCTCCTTCCGCGCCCACGGTCTGACCGTGCCGGTCTGGGACCTGCCGAGCGAGGTCGGCGCGCAGGACGTGGAGAAGCCGGCCGCCGAGTTCGCCGAGCGCCTCGCCACCGCGCTGGCCTCGGACGCACCGCTCACCGCCGACGAGCGTCGGGCGCGCGGCGGCCTCACCAACCGGCAGGTCACGCTCAGCTGA
- a CDS encoding SigE family RNA polymerase sigma factor, translating to MTTPVCTSASDAATSARRTRVHATYPSFSSYVRARQPVLLRTARSLTANPSDAEDLLQTALTKTYVAWERIEDHRALDGYVRRALLNTRTSQWRKRKVDEFTCDELPEPEPVPGEDDPAEQQALHDAMWRAIMKLPARQRAMVVLRYYEDLSEVQTAEVLGVSVGTVKSAVSRALGKLREDPELGLVR from the coding sequence ATGACCACACCCGTCTGCACCAGCGCCTCCGACGCCGCCACCTCAGCGAGGCGGACCCGCGTGCACGCGACGTACCCCTCCTTCTCGTCGTACGTCAGGGCTCGCCAGCCCGTGCTGCTGCGTACCGCCCGGTCGCTCACCGCGAACCCGAGCGACGCGGAGGACCTGCTGCAGACGGCGCTCACCAAGACGTACGTCGCCTGGGAGCGGATCGAGGACCACCGGGCCCTCGACGGCTATGTGCGCCGGGCGCTGCTGAACACGCGGACGTCGCAGTGGCGCAAACGCAAGGTCGACGAGTTCACGTGCGACGAGCTGCCCGAGCCGGAGCCTGTGCCCGGCGAGGACGACCCGGCGGAGCAGCAGGCGCTGCACGACGCGATGTGGCGGGCGATCATGAAGCTGCCGGCCCGGCAGCGGGCGATGGTCGTCCTCAGGTACTACGAGGACCTGAGCGAGGTGCAGACGGCCGAGGTGCTCGGCGTGTCGGTGGGCACGGTGAAGTCGGCGGTGTCGCGTGCGCTGGGGAAGCTGCGCGAGGATCCTGAACTGGGGCTTGTTCGATAG
- a CDS encoding long-chain fatty acid--CoA ligase, with product MQDVPLLISRILTHGSRIHSTSQVTTWTGEEEPHRRSYAEIGARTAQLAHALREDLGVVADDRVATLMWNNAEHVEAYFAIPSMGAVLHTLNLRLPPEQLAWIVNHAADKVVIANGSLLPLLAPLLPHLKTLEHVVVSGPGDRSLLADAAAQVHEYEDLIAGKPTEYDWPELDERQAAAMCYTSGTTGDPKGVVYSHRSIYLHSMQVNMAQSMGLTDQDTSLVVVPQFHVNAWGLPHATFMTGVNLLMPDRFLQPGPLAEMIESERPTHAAAVPTIWQGLLAELTAKPRDVSSLGQVTIGGSACPPSLMEAFDKLGMRVCHAWGMTETSPLGTIARPPAHVVGTDEEFAYRLTQGRFPTSVEARLTGPGGERLPWDGESAGELEVRGPWIAGAYYNGPDGEPLRPADKFSEDGWLKTGDVGTISPDGFLTLTDRAKDVIKSGGEWISSVELENALMSHPDVTEAAVVAVPDEKWGERPLATVVLKEGSTADFESLRAFLADEGKIAKWQLPERWTIIEAVPKTSVGKFDKKVLRRKYADGQLDVTKL from the coding sequence ATGCAGGACGTACCGCTGCTGATCTCGAGGATTCTGACCCACGGGTCACGGATCCACAGCACATCGCAGGTGACCACCTGGACCGGCGAGGAGGAACCCCACCGCCGCTCCTACGCCGAGATCGGCGCCCGCACGGCCCAGCTGGCGCACGCCCTGCGCGAGGACCTCGGGGTCGTGGCGGACGACCGGGTCGCGACGCTCATGTGGAACAACGCCGAGCACGTCGAGGCCTACTTCGCGATCCCCTCCATGGGCGCGGTCCTGCACACCCTCAATCTGCGCCTGCCCCCCGAGCAGCTGGCGTGGATCGTGAACCACGCGGCCGACAAGGTCGTGATCGCCAACGGTTCGCTGCTGCCGCTGCTCGCCCCGCTGCTGCCGCACCTCAAGACGCTCGAGCATGTCGTGGTCTCCGGGCCGGGCGACCGTTCCCTGCTGGCGGACGCCGCCGCGCAGGTGCACGAGTACGAGGACCTGATCGCCGGGAAGCCGACCGAGTACGACTGGCCCGAGCTGGACGAACGCCAGGCCGCCGCGATGTGTTACACCTCCGGCACCACCGGCGACCCCAAGGGCGTGGTGTACAGCCACCGTTCGATCTACCTGCACTCCATGCAGGTGAACATGGCCCAGTCGATGGGACTGACGGACCAGGACACCTCGCTGGTCGTGGTCCCGCAGTTCCACGTCAACGCCTGGGGCCTGCCGCACGCCACCTTCATGACCGGCGTGAACCTGCTGATGCCGGACCGCTTCCTGCAGCCCGGGCCCCTCGCCGAGATGATCGAGTCCGAGCGCCCGACCCACGCGGCCGCCGTCCCCACCATCTGGCAGGGCCTGCTGGCCGAGCTGACCGCCAAGCCGCGTGACGTCTCCTCCCTCGGCCAGGTCACGATCGGCGGCTCCGCCTGCCCGCCCTCCCTCATGGAGGCCTTCGACAAGCTCGGCATGCGGGTGTGCCACGCCTGGGGCATGACGGAGACCTCTCCGCTCGGCACGATCGCCCGCCCGCCTGCCCATGTGGTCGGCACGGACGAGGAGTTCGCCTACCGCCTCACCCAGGGCCGCTTCCCGACCAGCGTCGAGGCCCGCCTCACCGGCCCCGGCGGCGAACGCCTTCCCTGGGACGGCGAGTCGGCCGGCGAGCTGGAGGTGCGCGGCCCCTGGATCGCGGGCGCCTACTACAACGGCCCCGACGGTGAACCGCTGCGCCCCGCCGACAAGTTCAGCGAGGACGGCTGGCTCAAGACCGGTGACGTCGGCACCATCAGCCCCGACGGCTTCCTCACCCTCACCGACCGCGCCAAGGACGTCATCAAGTCCGGCGGCGAGTGGATCTCCTCGGTCGAGCTGGAGAACGCCCTGATGTCCCACCCGGACGTCACCGAGGCGGCCGTCGTCGCCGTCCCCGACGAGAAGTGGGGCGAGCGTCCGCTGGCCACCGTGGTCCTCAAGGAGGGCTCCACCGCCGACTTCGAGTCCCTGCGCGCCTTCCTCGCCGACGAGGGCAAGATCGCCAAGTGGCAGCTCCCGGAGCGCTGGACGATCATCGAGGCGGTTCCCAAGACGAGCGTCGGCAAGTTCGACAAGAAGGTGCTGCGCAGGAAGTACGCGGACGGGCAGCTGGACGTCACCAAGCTCTGA
- a CDS encoding bifunctional DNA primase/polymerase, producing the protein MREILGRRRRLLSQRSDGRPELISAALTFATEWQWPVLPGVAADPQGRARCGCPDPECTVPGAHPFDPGLLAATTDERMVRWWWTNRPTAPIILATGGRAPCAVTLPALAASRALAALDRQGMRLGPVIASPTRWALLVRPYSMEQLGELLYAQDFVPGSLRFHGEGGYLALPPSETGQGEIRWERAPLPGSASPWVPDVEAVVDTVVEALTRTGVSAPEL; encoded by the coding sequence ATGCGCGAGATCCTCGGAAGGCGACGCAGGCTCCTGTCCCAGCGCAGCGACGGGAGGCCTGAGTTGATCAGCGCGGCCCTGACCTTCGCGACGGAATGGCAGTGGCCCGTACTCCCGGGCGTGGCGGCCGACCCGCAGGGGCGTGCCCGCTGCGGCTGCCCCGACCCCGAGTGCACGGTGCCCGGCGCGCATCCCTTCGACCCCGGCCTCCTCGCGGCCACCACTGACGAGCGCATGGTGCGCTGGTGGTGGACCAACCGGCCGACGGCGCCGATCATCCTGGCCACCGGAGGCAGGGCGCCGTGCGCGGTCACCCTGCCGGCCCTCGCGGCCTCCCGCGCCCTGGCCGCGCTCGACCGCCAGGGGATGCGCCTCGGCCCGGTGATCGCCTCGCCGACGCGCTGGGCCCTGCTCGTGCGGCCGTACTCCATGGAACAGCTGGGCGAACTGCTCTACGCCCAGGACTTCGTGCCCGGCTCCCTCCGTTTCCACGGCGAGGGCGGCTACCTGGCTCTGCCTCCCTCCGAGACCGGCCAGGGCGAGATCCGCTGGGAGCGCGCTCCGCTGCCCGGCTCGGCCTCGCCGTGGGTGCCCGACGTGGAGGCCGTGGTGGACACGGTGGTCGAGGCCCTCACTCGTACGGGTGTGAGCGCGCCCGAGTTGTAG
- a CDS encoding bifunctional DNA primase/polymerase: MATTDRHPRQATTLALAHALSAAERGLAVIPLSRTKLPALRSPHRDEPSSPACHGECGRFGHGVYDASTDPVRIRELFAAAPWATGYGIACGLPPHHLIGIDLDTKSGTDSTAALRELALRHLFTIPPTVVVLTPSGGRHLWLTGPSDVVVPNSASRLAPGIDVRGAGGYLVGPGSRTDHGVYATAPGTSHIAPAACPPALLRLLLPPPRTPHPSTPSSGGGHGQGLVQFVLAAHEGQRNTRLFWAACRAYEDGIGPELCDDLVAAAVRTGLPEREARSTIASAARMTRHRPENPGEPGETSP; this comes from the coding sequence ATGGCCACCACCGACCGGCACCCCCGGCAGGCCACGACGCTGGCCCTGGCACACGCACTGTCAGCCGCCGAACGCGGCCTGGCGGTCATCCCCCTGTCCCGTACGAAGCTCCCGGCCCTGCGCTCCCCCCACCGCGACGAACCGTCCTCGCCCGCCTGCCACGGCGAGTGCGGCCGGTTCGGGCACGGTGTGTACGACGCCTCCACCGACCCGGTCCGCATCCGTGAACTCTTCGCCGCCGCCCCCTGGGCCACCGGCTACGGCATCGCCTGCGGCCTGCCCCCGCACCACCTGATCGGCATCGACCTCGACACGAAATCCGGCACGGACTCCACAGCGGCCCTGCGCGAACTGGCCCTGCGGCACCTGTTCACGATCCCGCCCACCGTGGTCGTCCTCACCCCCAGCGGCGGCCGCCATCTGTGGCTGACCGGCCCGTCGGACGTCGTCGTCCCCAATTCGGCGAGCCGACTCGCGCCGGGCATCGACGTCCGGGGCGCCGGCGGCTACCTCGTCGGGCCCGGATCCCGCACCGACCACGGCGTCTACGCCACCGCCCCGGGCACCTCGCACATCGCCCCCGCCGCCTGCCCGCCCGCCCTGCTCCGCCTCCTGCTCCCACCGCCCCGCACACCCCACCCCTCGACGCCGTCGTCGGGCGGCGGCCACGGCCAGGGCCTGGTCCAGTTCGTCCTCGCCGCGCACGAGGGTCAGCGCAACACCCGCCTGTTCTGGGCGGCCTGCCGCGCGTACGAGGACGGCATCGGGCCCGAGCTGTGCGACGACCTCGTGGCGGCCGCCGTCCGCACCGGCCTGCCCGAACGCGAGGCCCGCTCCACGATCGCCTCGGCGGCACGCATGACCCGGCACCGCCCGGAAAATCCGGGGGAGCCGGGTGAGACCTCGCCCTAA
- a CDS encoding lipid-transfer protein — protein MSLRTADVLGGRAAIAGIGATEFSKDSGRSELRLAAEAVRAALDDAGLRPGDVDGMVTFTMDTSPEITVAQACGMGELSFFSRVHYGGGAACATVQQAALAVATGVAEVVVCYRAFNERSGRRFGSGVQHREPSAEGAALGWSLPFGLLTPASWVAMAAQRYLYTYGLTPEAFGHVAVVDRKYAATNPAAYFHGRPITLADHAASRWIAEPLRLLDCCQETDGGQALVVTSVERARDLPHPPAVVAAAAQGAGRAQEQMTSFYRDDLTGLPEMGVVARQLWRTSGLAPADIDVGIVYDHFTPFVLMQLEEFGFCAPGEAAGFVAEERLPLNTHGGQLGEAYLHGMNGIAEGVRQVRGTAVNRIPGAECVLVTAGTGVPTSGLVLTAQG, from the coding sequence ATGAGTTTACGGACGGCCGACGTCCTCGGCGGACGCGCCGCGATCGCCGGTATCGGGGCCACGGAGTTCTCCAAGGACTCCGGGCGCAGTGAACTGCGGCTGGCGGCGGAGGCGGTGCGGGCCGCCCTCGACGACGCGGGCCTCAGGCCCGGGGACGTGGACGGGATGGTCACGTTCACGATGGACACCAGCCCGGAGATCACCGTGGCGCAGGCCTGCGGCATGGGCGAGCTGTCCTTCTTCTCCCGCGTCCATTACGGCGGCGGGGCGGCCTGCGCCACGGTCCAGCAGGCGGCGCTGGCCGTGGCGACGGGAGTGGCAGAGGTCGTCGTCTGCTACCGCGCCTTCAACGAGCGGTCGGGCCGCCGCTTCGGCTCAGGGGTCCAGCACCGGGAGCCGTCCGCGGAGGGCGCCGCGCTCGGCTGGTCGCTGCCGTTCGGGCTGCTCACCCCGGCGTCCTGGGTGGCGATGGCGGCCCAGCGGTACCTGTACACCTACGGGCTGACACCGGAGGCGTTCGGGCACGTGGCCGTCGTGGACCGAAAGTACGCGGCGACCAACCCGGCGGCCTACTTCCACGGCAGACCGATCACCCTCGCCGACCACGCCGCGTCCCGCTGGATAGCCGAACCCCTGCGGCTCCTGGACTGCTGCCAGGAGACGGACGGCGGCCAGGCCCTCGTCGTCACATCGGTGGAGCGGGCCCGCGACCTGCCGCACCCGCCCGCGGTCGTCGCGGCGGCCGCCCAGGGCGCGGGCAGGGCCCAGGAGCAGATGACCAGCTTCTACCGCGACGACCTGACAGGACTGCCCGAGATGGGCGTGGTGGCCCGCCAGTTGTGGCGGACCTCCGGCCTCGCGCCTGCCGACATCGACGTGGGGATCGTGTACGACCACTTCACCCCCTTCGTGCTGATGCAGCTGGAGGAGTTCGGCTTCTGCGCGCCCGGCGAGGCGGCCGGCTTCGTGGCCGAGGAGCGGCTGCCGCTGAACACGCACGGGGGGCAGCTCGGGGAGGCATACCTCCATGGGATGAACGGCATAGCGGAAGGGGTACGACAGGTGCGCGGGACGGCGGTGAACCGGATACCGGGGGCGGAGTGCGTCCTGGTGACGGCGGGGACGGGTGTGCCGACGTCGGGGCTGGTCCTGACTGCGCAGGGATGA
- a CDS encoding bifunctional MaoC family dehydratase N-terminal/OB-fold nucleic acid binding domain-containing protein: MDDELAVHLKTYEGRAATIAGIGKDPVNVPMIRHWCEAMGDTNPSYVGPDAVAPPTMLQVWTMGGLSGHGGRAKAYDELLGLLDGAGYTSVVATDCEQEYVRPLRPGDEITFDSVIESVSERKTTRLGTGYFVTSRMDVRVGEDLVGTHRFRILKYAPARRKPKERRPRPVVNRDNAGFWAGVRQHRLLIQRCADCGILRFPWLPGCNSCGSLDWDPLEACGEGTVFSYVVMHHPPFPAFTASDHGADAAGPYAVALIELAEGVRMISNVVGVPYDKVRIGLPVRVEFRAYDDELVLPVFRTREGVA, translated from the coding sequence ATGGACGACGAGCTGGCGGTACACCTGAAGACGTACGAGGGGCGGGCGGCCACCATCGCCGGCATCGGCAAGGACCCCGTCAACGTGCCCATGATCCGGCACTGGTGCGAGGCGATGGGAGACACCAATCCTTCGTACGTCGGGCCGGACGCCGTCGCCCCGCCCACCATGCTCCAGGTGTGGACCATGGGCGGCCTGTCCGGGCACGGGGGGCGCGCGAAGGCGTACGACGAGCTCCTCGGCCTGCTCGACGGCGCCGGCTACACCTCGGTGGTCGCCACCGACTGCGAGCAGGAGTACGTGCGGCCCCTGCGCCCCGGCGACGAGATCACCTTCGACTCGGTGATCGAGTCGGTGTCGGAGCGCAAGACGACCAGGCTCGGGACCGGGTACTTCGTGACCAGCCGCATGGACGTCCGGGTGGGCGAGGACCTCGTCGGCACACACCGCTTCCGCATCCTCAAGTACGCACCCGCGCGCCGGAAACCCAAGGAGCGCCGCCCCCGCCCGGTCGTCAACCGCGACAACGCCGGCTTCTGGGCGGGAGTGCGGCAGCACAGACTGCTCATCCAGCGCTGCGCTGACTGCGGCATCCTCCGCTTTCCCTGGCTGCCCGGCTGCAACAGCTGCGGCTCCCTGGACTGGGACCCCCTCGAGGCGTGCGGTGAGGGGACGGTCTTTTCGTACGTCGTGATGCACCACCCGCCCTTCCCGGCGTTCACGGCATCCGATCACGGCGCCGACGCGGCGGGGCCCTACGCGGTCGCGCTGATCGAACTGGCCGAGGGAGTGCGGATGATCAGCAACGTCGTGGGGGTGCCGTACGACAAGGTCCGCATAGGACTGCCGGTGCGAGTCGAATTCCGGGCGTACGACGACGAGTTGGTGCTGCCCGTGTTCCGAACCCGGGAGGGGGTCGCATGA
- a CDS encoding MaoC family dehydratase, translating to MRAGDKLPPLEIEITRTLIVAGALASRDYQDVHHDPEPAREKGSPDIFMNILTTNGLVGRYITDHFGPAALLRRVAIRLGAPNYPGDTMVLRGTVEEVDGDTAVVKVTGENGIGTHVTGRVTVTVPAEVTS from the coding sequence ATGAGGGCCGGTGACAAGCTGCCCCCGCTGGAGATCGAGATCACCCGCACCCTGATCGTCGCCGGCGCCCTCGCCTCGCGCGACTACCAGGACGTGCATCACGACCCGGAGCCGGCACGCGAGAAGGGCTCGCCGGACATCTTCATGAACATCCTGACCACCAACGGCCTGGTCGGCCGCTACATCACCGACCACTTCGGCCCTGCCGCCCTCCTCCGCAGGGTCGCCATACGGCTCGGTGCCCCCAACTACCCCGGCGACACGATGGTGCTGCGGGGCACGGTCGAGGAGGTCGACGGGGACACGGCCGTCGTGAAGGTCACCGGGGAGAACGGGATCGGTACGCATGTGACCGGAAGGGTGACGGTCACTGTTCCCGCGGAGGTCACGTCATGA
- a CDS encoding glycerophosphodiester phosphodiesterase, giving the protein MTHARQHHIQVVAHRGASEEAPEHTLTAYKKAIEDGADALECDVRLTADGHLVCVHDRRVNRTSNGRGAVSALELADLASLDFSSRKTRDFWRTRDEEPDWEYRPEDREDTSVLTLERLLELVADAGRRVEMAIETKHPTRWAGQVEERLLLLLKRFGLDNPASAAESQVRVMSFSARSLHRVRAASPTLPTVYLMQFVSPRLRDGRLPAGVRIAGPSIRILRNQPAYVERLKQAGHQVHVWTVNEPEDVDLCVDLGVDAIITNRPRAVLRQLGR; this is encoded by the coding sequence GTGACCCACGCACGGCAGCACCACATCCAAGTCGTCGCCCACCGTGGCGCCTCGGAAGAGGCCCCCGAGCACACCCTGACCGCGTACAAGAAGGCGATCGAGGACGGTGCGGACGCCCTCGAGTGCGATGTTCGCCTGACCGCGGACGGCCATCTCGTCTGTGTGCACGACCGCCGCGTCAACCGCACCTCCAACGGCCGCGGGGCGGTCTCGGCGCTGGAACTCGCCGATCTCGCCTCCCTGGACTTCAGTTCCCGCAAGACGCGCGACTTCTGGCGCACACGCGACGAGGAACCCGACTGGGAGTACCGCCCCGAGGACCGTGAGGACACCTCCGTCCTCACCCTGGAGCGGCTGCTCGAGCTCGTCGCCGACGCGGGACGGCGGGTGGAGATGGCGATCGAGACGAAGCATCCGACGCGCTGGGCGGGACAGGTCGAGGAGCGCCTGCTGCTGCTCCTGAAGCGGTTCGGGCTGGACAATCCGGCCTCAGCCGCCGAGTCGCAGGTGCGCGTCATGAGCTTCTCGGCACGCTCGCTGCACCGGGTGCGCGCCGCTTCTCCGACCCTGCCGACGGTCTACCTGATGCAATTCGTCTCGCCCCGGCTGCGCGACGGACGGCTGCCCGCGGGGGTCCGGATCGCGGGACCGTCGATCCGTATCCTGCGCAATCAGCCGGCGTACGTCGAACGTCTGAAGCAGGCCGGTCACCAGGTGCATGTGTGGACCGTCAACGAGCCCGAGGACGTCGATCTCTGTGTCGATCTGGGCGTCGACGCCATCATCACCAACCGCCCGCGCGCGGTGCTGCGTCAGCTCGGCCGATGA